The Ornithinimicrobium faecis genome includes a window with the following:
- a CDS encoding RNA polymerase-binding protein RbpA, with product MAERSLRGTNLSWLSFESDEGVTFSERQMVAYTCDDGHVTELPFSVEAEIPPIWECRCGKDGKLNDGPEPELKATKAPRTHWDMLLERRSIPELEELLEERLALLREKRGEKPRRRRTA from the coding sequence ATGGCCGAGAGGTCCCTACGAGGCACCAACCTTTCCTGGTTGTCCTTTGAGAGTGATGAGGGCGTCACCTTCTCCGAGCGACAGATGGTCGCCTACACCTGTGACGATGGGCACGTGACCGAGCTGCCCTTCTCCGTCGAGGCCGAGATCCCACCGATCTGGGAGTGCCGCTGCGGCAAGGATGGCAAGCTCAACGACGGCCCCGAGCCCGAGCTGAAGGCCACCAAGGCCCCGCGCACCCACTGGGACATGCTCCTGGAGCGTCGCTCCATCCCCGAGCTCGAGGAGCTCCTGGAGGAGCGTCTGGCCCTGCTGCGCGAGAAGCGCGGCGAGAAGCCCCGTCGTCGGCGCACTGCCTGA
- the lnt gene encoding apolipoprotein N-acyltransferase, translated as MLLRLVLSVAAGLSLWLAFPGHDLWWMAYLGIGALALATVGVGFWRGFGLGLVAGLAYFVPLLSWTGIFVGSLPWMALSVLEALYIAGIGAVCGFLQRRGVRPLTVALAWVVSELARSTTPFGGFPWGRVAFSQADAPLLAVASVLGTPGVTFVASLVGGLLALVAQLLLTRPSHTGTPGEKGRHGIRLAWQTPTAALAALALLLGPLLIPRPIDGEPLQVIGIQGNVPEMTLEFNAQRRAVLDMHVATTKRAAELVEAGELPEPDLVLWPENSSDIDPLRNADAATVINEALDAVGVPLIVGGVLREPENHVSNASLLYLPGQGVVDRYIKQRPVPFAEYIPYRDFFRLFSDKVDLVARDFAAGDEPGVMSVPVASGDLVLGIAICFEVVVDDLMRENVREGAEVLFVPTNNATFGFTDESEQQLAASRVKAVELARPVVHVSTVGVSGVIQPDGSVVDKTELFTQDIISGSVPRRTDLTLAVQLGPWPERVALIGLVVLLAGAVLRRRNS; from the coding sequence GTGCTGCTCCGCCTGGTCCTCTCCGTCGCCGCGGGGCTTTCTCTCTGGCTCGCCTTCCCCGGGCACGACCTGTGGTGGATGGCCTATCTCGGCATCGGCGCCCTGGCTCTGGCCACTGTCGGGGTGGGCTTCTGGCGCGGGTTCGGCCTGGGCCTGGTCGCCGGGCTGGCCTACTTTGTCCCGCTGCTGTCCTGGACCGGCATCTTCGTCGGGTCCCTTCCCTGGATGGCTCTGTCGGTGCTCGAGGCGCTCTATATCGCGGGCATCGGCGCCGTCTGCGGCTTCCTGCAACGCCGCGGGGTGCGCCCGCTGACCGTCGCGCTGGCCTGGGTGGTCAGCGAACTGGCGCGGTCCACAACGCCCTTTGGCGGTTTCCCGTGGGGGCGGGTCGCCTTCAGCCAGGCCGATGCGCCCCTGCTGGCGGTCGCGTCCGTGCTGGGCACGCCGGGGGTGACGTTCGTGGCTTCGCTCGTGGGCGGGTTGCTCGCGCTGGTGGCGCAGCTACTGCTGACCAGGCCCTCGCACACTGGCACGCCGGGGGAGAAGGGGCGCCACGGCATACGGCTGGCCTGGCAGACCCCGACCGCAGCCCTGGCCGCGCTCGCGCTGCTGCTCGGCCCTCTGTTGATCCCGCGCCCGATCGACGGTGAGCCGCTGCAGGTGATCGGGATCCAGGGCAATGTGCCGGAGATGACCCTGGAGTTCAATGCCCAGCGCCGCGCCGTCCTGGACATGCACGTCGCCACGACCAAGCGCGCCGCCGAGCTGGTCGAGGCGGGGGAGCTCCCGGAGCCGGACCTGGTGTTGTGGCCGGAGAACTCCTCGGACATCGACCCGCTGCGCAACGCGGATGCCGCGACCGTCATCAACGAGGCGCTGGACGCGGTCGGCGTGCCGCTCATCGTCGGCGGCGTGCTGCGCGAGCCGGAGAATCACGTCAGCAATGCCAGCCTGCTCTATCTGCCGGGGCAGGGGGTGGTCGATCGTTATATCAAGCAGCGGCCCGTGCCGTTCGCGGAGTACATCCCCTATCGCGACTTCTTCCGGCTCTTCAGCGACAAGGTCGATCTGGTCGCCCGGGACTTCGCCGCCGGGGACGAGCCGGGGGTCATGTCTGTGCCGGTCGCGAGTGGGGACCTGGTCCTGGGCATCGCCATCTGTTTCGAGGTCGTGGTCGATGACCTGATGCGCGAGAACGTGCGCGAGGGGGCCGAGGTGCTCTTCGTGCCCACCAACAACGCGACCTTCGGCTTCACCGACGAGTCGGAGCAACAGCTCGCCGCCTCACGGGTCAAGGCCGTCGAGCTGGCCCGGCCCGTGGTGCACGTGAGCACCGTCGGGGTGAGCGGTGTGATCCAGCCCGACGGGAGCGTGGTCGACAAGACCGAGCTGTTCACCCAGGACATCATCAGCGGCTCCGTGCCGCGGCGCACGGACCTGACGCTGGCAGTCCAGCTGGGCCCGTGGCCCGAGCGAGTGGCCCTGATCGGCCTGGTCGTGCTGCTCGCGGGCGCGGTTCTGCGGCGTCGCAACAGTTAG
- a CDS encoding CsbD family protein: MGIGDKIKNAAEEAKGKAKEAFGDATDDNSLQAEGQVDQAKANTKQAGENVKDAWKDTTRD, from the coding sequence ATGGGTATCGGCGACAAGATCAAGAACGCGGCCGAAGAAGCCAAGGGCAAGGCCAAGGAAGCCTTCGGTGACGCGACCGATGACAACTCGCTGCAGGCGGAGGGCCAGGTCGATCAGGCCAAGGCCAACACGAAGCAGGCCGGCGAGAACGTCAAGGACGCCTGGAAGGACACCACCAGGGACTGA
- a CDS encoding FxsA family protein, with protein MLLLLLEIVVLIAVGNAIGPWWTLGLLVLFVVAGLYLVRRESGRTWKALRQAVDTGKMPGRELADASLVLLGGLFLVIPGFLSDVVGIFLILPFTRTISRRLLAVLIGSRMPPMTVTGFPGAGAPGGYRPGPGTPGASGPTGSTRRGDDIIEGEIIDEDPPPER; from the coding sequence TTGCTGCTCCTGCTGCTGGAGATCGTTGTCCTGATCGCCGTTGGCAACGCCATCGGGCCCTGGTGGACCCTCGGCCTGCTCGTGCTGTTCGTCGTGGCGGGCCTCTACCTGGTGCGCCGGGAGAGTGGCCGCACCTGGAAGGCCCTGCGCCAGGCCGTCGACACCGGCAAGATGCCCGGCCGCGAGTTGGCTGACGCGAGCCTGGTGCTGCTCGGCGGGCTGTTCCTGGTGATCCCCGGTTTCCTCAGCGACGTGGTGGGGATCTTCTTGATCCTGCCGTTCACTCGCACCATCAGCCGTCGCCTGTTGGCCGTGCTGATCGGCAGCCGGATGCCTCCGATGACCGTCACCGGCTTTCCTGGGGCCGGGGCACCGGGTGGCTATCGACCGGGGCCTGGCACGCCAGGTGCCTCCGGACCTACCGGCAGCACACGCCGGGGCGATGACATCATCGAGGGCGAGATCATCGACGAGGACCCACCGCCGGAGCGCTGA
- a CDS encoding lysine 5,6-aminomutase subunit alpha produces the protein MSTPKVLELDRAGIRRARSHAARLGKPVVAMATSHTTVSVERATLRLAGLSGADHERVPWVNHLVDAVRDQVGIEHGVTTPVWDALRRDEAPDLLTLAQKASAGAVTFQIPEQKGEATRARRAAMAAVRPGIRRIDRQRAARDKQIARLGDPKQRPWIYLIVATGDIYEDIPQAQAAAREGADIIAVIRSTGQSLLDYVPEGATREGFAGTYATQENFRLMRAALDEVGKELGRYIRLVNYASGLCMPEIATLAGLERLDMMLNDSMYGILFRDINPIRTFVDQRFSRQIHARAGIIINTGEDNYLTTADAVDAAHTVTVSQLMNEYFGKEAGLEDWQLGLGHAFEINPDLPDSFRMELAHALLARHLFPNAPLKWMPPTKHMTGDIFKGYLLDGFFNLAGAMTGQSILLVGMMTEAVVTPFLSDRDLALQNVRYVLNSAGGLVEDFHPPRDGFIQTRARHVLGEAIALMDEMSTRPPTRGWSPLLEAIADGTFGHMKRPADQGKGLEGVARKADDYDNPATTLLEEGK, from the coding sequence GTGAGCACCCCCAAGGTCCTGGAACTGGACCGCGCAGGCATCCGCAGGGCCCGCTCCCACGCGGCCCGACTGGGCAAGCCCGTCGTGGCGATGGCCACCTCGCACACGACGGTTTCGGTCGAGCGCGCAACGTTGCGCCTGGCCGGGTTGTCCGGCGCCGACCACGAGCGGGTGCCGTGGGTCAACCACCTGGTCGATGCGGTCCGCGACCAGGTGGGCATCGAGCACGGGGTGACCACACCGGTGTGGGACGCGCTGCGCCGTGACGAGGCACCGGATCTGCTGACCCTGGCGCAGAAAGCCTCCGCCGGGGCGGTGACCTTCCAGATCCCCGAGCAGAAGGGGGAGGCAACCCGCGCCCGACGGGCCGCGATGGCCGCGGTGCGCCCCGGCATACGGCGCATTGATCGCCAACGGGCCGCCAGGGACAAGCAGATCGCCAGGCTGGGCGACCCCAAGCAGCGGCCGTGGATCTATCTGATCGTGGCCACCGGCGACATCTACGAGGACATCCCGCAGGCCCAGGCCGCCGCGCGTGAGGGCGCCGACATCATCGCCGTCATCCGCTCCACCGGGCAGTCGCTGCTGGACTACGTGCCCGAAGGGGCGACCCGCGAGGGCTTCGCCGGCACCTATGCCACCCAGGAGAACTTCCGGCTGATGCGTGCGGCGCTGGACGAGGTCGGCAAGGAGCTGGGCCGCTACATCCGGCTGGTCAACTACGCCTCCGGGCTGTGCATGCCCGAGATCGCCACCCTGGCCGGGCTCGAGCGGCTCGACATGATGCTCAACGACTCGATGTACGGCATCCTGTTCCGCGACATCAACCCCATCCGCACCTTCGTTGACCAGCGGTTCTCCCGGCAGATCCACGCCCGGGCCGGGATCATCATCAACACGGGCGAGGACAACTACCTCACCACCGCTGACGCCGTCGACGCCGCCCACACCGTCACGGTCTCCCAGCTGATGAACGAGTATTTCGGCAAGGAAGCGGGGCTGGAGGACTGGCAGCTGGGGCTCGGGCACGCCTTTGAGATCAACCCGGACCTGCCCGACAGCTTCCGGATGGAGCTCGCCCACGCCCTGCTGGCACGGCACCTGTTCCCGAACGCGCCGCTGAAGTGGATGCCGCCGACCAAGCACATGACCGGTGACATCTTCAAGGGCTATCTGCTGGACGGCTTCTTCAACCTCGCGGGGGCGATGACCGGCCAGTCCATCCTGCTGGTCGGGATGATGACCGAGGCGGTCGTGACGCCGTTCCTGTCCGACCGCGACCTGGCGCTGCAGAACGTGCGTTACGTCCTGAACTCCGCCGGTGGGCTCGTCGAGGACTTCCACCCGCCGCGCGACGGCTTCATCCAGACCCGGGCACGGCACGTGCTGGGCGAGGCGATCGCGCTGATGGATGAGATGTCGACCCGTCCGCCGACCCGCGGCTGGTCCCCGCTGTTGGAGGCGATCGCCGACGGCACCTTCGGGCACATGAAGCGCCCCGCCGACCAGGGCAAGGGCCTGGAGGGTGTGGCGCGCAAGGCCGACGACTATGACAACCCGGCCACGACACTGCTGGAGGAGGGCAAGTGA
- a CDS encoding 3-deoxy-7-phosphoheptulonate synthase, producing the protein MSVTPSATTRRTSTNDLRVRRMEPLPTPTQVLSEQPLPDELATLVDSSRGQIQSVLRGDDDRLLVVVGPCSVHDPGAAIDYARRLKTLADDLADDLVVVMRVYFEKPRTTTGWKGLINDPDLDGSYDIPRGLRLARQVLLGVLETGLPAGCEYLETTTPQYIADTVSYGAIGARTVESQVHRQLVSGLSMPVGLKNGSDGSVQVAVDACVASAAPQTFLGVDEEGRAALVETDGNPDGHVILRGGRNEPNSDAASVAAARALLERAGLEPRLVIDASHGNSRKDHVRQAEVAREIGAQVAGGDDTIVGVMLESFLVAGKQEPAPSGLTYGQSVTDACMAWETTTEVLSDLATSVRERRNRRTA; encoded by the coding sequence ATGAGCGTCACCCCCAGCGCCACGACGCGACGCACCAGCACCAATGACCTGCGGGTCCGGCGCATGGAGCCCCTGCCGACGCCGACGCAGGTCCTCAGCGAGCAGCCGCTGCCCGATGAGCTGGCCACCCTCGTGGACAGCTCCCGTGGGCAGATCCAGTCTGTCCTGCGCGGGGACGACGACCGCCTGCTCGTGGTGGTCGGGCCCTGCTCCGTGCACGACCCGGGAGCCGCGATCGACTATGCCCGCCGACTCAAGACCCTGGCTGATGACCTGGCAGATGACCTTGTGGTGGTGATGCGGGTCTACTTTGAAAAGCCCCGCACCACCACCGGCTGGAAGGGCCTGATCAACGACCCGGACCTGGATGGCAGCTATGACATCCCCCGCGGTCTGCGCCTGGCCCGTCAGGTCCTGCTCGGTGTGCTCGAGACCGGTTTGCCGGCCGGGTGTGAATACCTGGAGACCACGACGCCGCAATACATTGCCGACACCGTCAGCTATGGCGCCATCGGGGCCCGCACGGTGGAGTCCCAGGTGCACCGCCAGCTCGTCTCTGGCCTGTCCATGCCGGTCGGTCTGAAGAACGGCTCGGACGGCAGCGTGCAGGTCGCCGTCGATGCGTGTGTCGCCTCCGCTGCTCCGCAGACCTTCCTCGGCGTCGACGAGGAGGGGCGGGCCGCCCTCGTGGAGACCGACGGCAACCCGGACGGCCACGTGATCCTGCGCGGTGGACGCAACGAACCCAACAGCGACGCCGCGTCTGTTGCTGCGGCGCGGGCCCTGCTGGAGCGGGCTGGTCTGGAGCCACGCCTGGTCATCGACGCCAGCCACGGCAACAGCCGCAAGGACCACGTGCGTCAGGCCGAGGTGGCCCGCGAGATCGGTGCCCAGGTTGCTGGCGGTGACGACACCATCGTCGGGGTCATGCTGGAGAGCTTCCTGGTCGCCGGCAAGCAGGAGCCGGCACCCAGCGGCCTGACCTACGGGCAGTCGGTCACCGATGCCTGCATGGCCTGGGAGACCACCACCGAGGTCCTGTCCGACCTGGCGACCAGCGTGCGGGAGCGACGGAACCGGCGCACTGCCTGA
- a CDS encoding D-hexose-6-phosphate mutarotase codes for MTPRTYRTSTGTLLAHDQGAHVTQWCVGDSPVVWVSAQSEYAEGRPIRGGVPICWPWFGPGRSGDMQPSHGFARIAPWRLVGDESVDGESARLMWELTDQDARGLPGAEHFPHAFTANLEVVVTHSASISLTVRNDDTRPFDYEAALHTYLHVGDVRQTRLTGLDGAAYWDKVTQSAETQHGDLTFRGETDRVHTSDRAVALHDPVLERTITIDKAGSPTTVVWNPWADKAGAMSDFGDQEWTQMVCVEAAAVGSDAVGLEPGGEHTLSTMFTVSSLDES; via the coding sequence ATGACACCACGCACCTATCGCACCTCGACAGGCACCCTGCTGGCGCATGACCAGGGCGCCCACGTGACGCAGTGGTGCGTGGGCGACTCACCGGTGGTGTGGGTGAGCGCACAGTCGGAGTATGCCGAGGGTCGGCCCATCCGCGGCGGTGTCCCGATCTGCTGGCCCTGGTTTGGTCCGGGCCGCTCCGGTGACATGCAGCCCAGTCACGGCTTCGCCCGGATCGCCCCGTGGCGCCTGGTGGGCGACGAGTCCGTCGACGGGGAGTCGGCCCGGCTGATGTGGGAGCTGACCGACCAGGACGCTCGTGGGCTGCCTGGGGCCGAGCACTTCCCCCACGCCTTCACCGCCAACCTTGAGGTCGTCGTCACCCACAGCGCCAGCATCTCGCTCACCGTGCGCAACGACGACACCCGTCCGTTCGACTACGAGGCCGCGCTGCACACCTATCTGCATGTCGGGGATGTCCGCCAGACCCGCTTGACCGGGCTGGACGGGGCGGCCTACTGGGACAAGGTGACCCAGTCCGCCGAGACCCAGCACGGCGACCTGACCTTCCGGGGTGAGACCGACCGGGTGCACACCTCTGACCGGGCGGTCGCGCTCCACGACCCCGTCCTCGAGCGCACCATCACCATCGACAAGGCAGGCTCCCCCACGACCGTGGTCTGGAACCCGTGGGCCGACAAGGCTGGCGCGATGTCAGACTTCGGTGACCAGGAGTGGACGCAGATGGTCTGTGTCGAAGCGGCTGCGGTGGGCAGTGACGCGGTGGGGCTGGAGCCCGGTGGTGAGCACACCCTGTCCACAATGTTCACGGTGTCCTCGCTGGATGAGTCATGA
- a CDS encoding OAM dimerization domain-containing protein: protein MSSTEQGSVIRPYGDMTGDGMIQVSFTLPIPHDKRAEGAALQLAAKMGMSPALLVHAKAMGDSHTFFVVYGSVSHLVELDKVEVIERDFPLLSAKEINTTIKKTLRRPLVVVGACIGTDAHTVGIDAILNIKGFAGEKGLEYYSEVKVVNLGAQVLVPELVERAREEQADAVLVSQVVTQRDAHIHNTTAMSAAFREAYPAGTVPLLIAGGPRFEEGSSAVLGVDRIFGKGTTPSEVASYLVHAVAQRAGDATTRPTAPQEQQ, encoded by the coding sequence GTGAGCAGCACAGAGCAGGGGTCGGTGATCCGGCCCTACGGCGACATGACCGGCGACGGGATGATCCAGGTCTCCTTCACGTTGCCGATCCCGCACGACAAGCGGGCCGAGGGTGCTGCGCTGCAGCTGGCGGCCAAGATGGGGATGTCACCGGCGCTGCTGGTGCACGCCAAGGCGATGGGCGACAGCCACACCTTCTTCGTCGTCTATGGCAGCGTGAGCCACCTGGTCGAGCTGGACAAGGTCGAGGTCATCGAGCGCGACTTCCCGCTCCTGTCGGCCAAGGAGATCAACACCACCATCAAGAAGACGCTGCGGCGGCCGTTGGTCGTGGTCGGTGCCTGCATCGGCACCGACGCGCACACCGTCGGCATCGACGCCATCCTCAACATCAAGGGCTTCGCGGGGGAGAAGGGGCTGGAGTACTACTCCGAGGTCAAGGTCGTCAACCTCGGTGCCCAGGTGTTGGTCCCCGAGCTCGTCGAGCGTGCTCGCGAGGAGCAGGCCGACGCGGTGCTGGTCAGCCAGGTCGTCACGCAGCGCGACGCCCACATCCACAACACCACCGCCATGTCCGCTGCCTTCCGCGAGGCCTATCCGGCCGGCACCGTGCCGCTGCTGATCGCCGGGGGTCCCCGGTTTGAGGAGGGCAGCTCCGCCGTGCTCGGGGTCGACCGGATCTTCGGCAAGGGCACCACCCCCTCGGAGGTCGCCTCCTATCTCGTCCACGCCGTCGCCCAGCGCGCTGGCGACGCCACCACCCGTCCCACAGCCCCTCAGGAGCAGCAGTGA
- a CDS encoding hotdog domain-containing protein, which yields MTASVGDSVVHSRYVPFSHAHYAGNLVDGAYSLGLFGDVATELCIRTDGDEGLFASYSDVQFLAPVRAGDCLEIAATLVRVGSRSREMEFEVRVTARGDAERGGSAADVLDPPVVATTARGVVVVPPAGG from the coding sequence GTGACCGCCTCAGTCGGCGACAGCGTCGTCCACTCCCGTTATGTCCCGTTCAGCCACGCGCACTACGCCGGCAACCTGGTCGACGGCGCCTACAGCCTCGGGCTGTTCGGCGACGTCGCCACCGAGCTGTGCATCCGCACGGACGGGGACGAGGGGCTGTTTGCGTCCTACTCCGACGTCCAGTTCCTCGCCCCGGTCCGCGCCGGTGACTGCCTGGAGATCGCGGCCACGCTGGTCCGGGTCGGCTCCCGCAGCCGCGAGATGGAGTTTGAGGTCCGCGTCACCGCGCGCGGCGACGCGGAGCGCGGGGGATCGGCCGCTGACGTGCTCGACCCTCCGGTCGTGGCCACCACGGCCCGCGGCGTCGTCGTCGTGCCACCCGCCGGCGGCTAA
- a CDS encoding AI-2E family transporter, protein MNDDRSQGGDEDNARFGATPAEGNVGIDRGKIVGDAMAVTAKWSLRFIIVCAAAAVLLWLLSKLWVGIFPVMLALIVSTVLSGPVGWMRRKGVPAALAAAVTLVVSLLLVLGTLAAIAPSIIAQTGDVVDRASEGIVTVREWLAGPPVNLDNEQLDGAIKEATGWLQERASDIASGVFTGVSAVTSAFVTLALVLVLTFFFIKDGPTFLPWVRRNAGRTAGQHLTEMLTRVWVTLGGFIRTQAIVSAVDAFFIGLGLVILSVPLAPALAILTFMAGFIPIVGAFVAGALAVLVALVSNGWVTALWVLGIVLLVQQIEGNVLQPLLQSRTMKMHPVIILLSVAAGGTLFGIPGAFLAVPVAASVVVALRYVSEQIDLRTGDLDPSDLKLATPEGAMTTRQGVEAGRRTREELERAGTEEFVVGQDPDAPASAPSRSSGSPLLGRLHRRKRRR, encoded by the coding sequence GTGAACGATGATCGGTCCCAGGGTGGGGATGAGGACAACGCCCGGTTTGGCGCGACGCCCGCCGAGGGCAACGTCGGCATAGACCGGGGCAAGATCGTTGGCGACGCGATGGCGGTCACCGCCAAGTGGTCGCTGCGGTTCATCATCGTCTGCGCAGCCGCAGCCGTCCTGCTCTGGCTGCTGTCCAAGTTGTGGGTCGGGATCTTCCCCGTCATGCTCGCCCTCATCGTCTCCACGGTGCTGTCCGGCCCGGTGGGCTGGATGCGCCGCAAAGGGGTCCCCGCAGCCCTGGCCGCCGCAGTGACGCTGGTCGTCTCGCTCCTGCTCGTGCTCGGGACCCTCGCCGCCATCGCGCCGTCGATCATCGCCCAGACCGGCGACGTGGTCGACCGTGCCAGCGAGGGCATCGTCACGGTGCGCGAGTGGCTGGCCGGTCCCCCGGTCAACCTGGACAACGAGCAGCTGGACGGTGCCATCAAGGAGGCGACCGGCTGGCTGCAGGAACGCGCCAGCGACATCGCCTCCGGTGTCTTCACCGGTGTCTCCGCGGTCACCTCAGCCTTCGTGACGCTGGCGCTGGTCCTGGTGTTGACCTTCTTCTTCATCAAGGACGGACCGACCTTCCTGCCGTGGGTGCGGCGCAATGCCGGTCGCACGGCCGGGCAGCACCTGACCGAGATGCTCACGCGGGTCTGGGTCACCCTCGGCGGGTTCATCCGCACCCAGGCCATCGTGAGTGCCGTCGACGCCTTCTTCATCGGCCTCGGGCTGGTGATCCTCTCGGTGCCGCTGGCGCCCGCACTGGCGATCCTGACCTTCATGGCCGGCTTCATCCCCATCGTCGGCGCGTTCGTGGCCGGGGCGCTCGCCGTGCTGGTGGCGCTGGTGTCCAATGGGTGGGTCACCGCACTGTGGGTGCTGGGCATCGTGCTGCTGGTCCAGCAGATCGAGGGCAACGTGCTCCAGCCGTTGCTGCAGAGCCGCACCATGAAGATGCACCCGGTGATCATCCTGCTGTCGGTGGCTGCCGGTGGCACGCTGTTCGGCATCCCCGGGGCCTTCCTGGCCGTCCCCGTCGCGGCGTCGGTCGTGGTGGCGCTGCGCTATGTGTCCGAGCAGATCGACCTGCGCACGGGTGATCTTGATCCGTCGGACCTGAAACTTGCGACCCCGGAGGGGGCGATGACCACGCGCCAGGGTGTCGAGGCCGGTCGGCGCACCCGCGAGGAGTTGGAGCGGGCAGGCACCGAGGAGTTCGTCGTGGGCCAGGACCCCGATGCGCCGGCCAGTGCTCCCTCACGCTCGAGCGGCTCTCCGTTGCTGGGCCGACTCCACCGCCGCAAGCGCCGCCGCTGA
- a CDS encoding polyprenol monophosphomannose synthase, translated as MSNTPGRVLVLIPTFNEKDSLPGVITRVRAQTPPVDILVLDDNSPDGTGAVADALAAQDPRVQVMHREGKQGLGRAYLAGFAWAIEHGYDAVVEMDADGSHLPEQLGRILAAAQDADLVIGSRWVPGGATHNWPHRRNILSRGANLYTRAALGIPVRDATAGYRLYRTSALQTMDLEGVASAGYCFQVDLTLRAVDRGLRVVEVPIDFVERTEGTSKMDGSIVREALSSVTLWGLQRRGGQVVTATQGLGRRVRTGATWHELTD; from the coding sequence ATGAGCAACACCCCGGGGCGGGTCCTCGTCCTCATCCCCACCTTCAACGAGAAGGACTCCCTTCCCGGTGTCATCACGCGGGTGCGGGCACAGACACCACCCGTTGACATCCTGGTGTTGGACGACAACAGCCCCGACGGGACCGGCGCCGTTGCCGATGCCCTGGCCGCGCAGGACCCGCGGGTCCAGGTCATGCACCGGGAGGGCAAGCAAGGACTGGGACGGGCCTATCTGGCTGGGTTTGCGTGGGCCATCGAGCACGGTTATGACGCGGTCGTGGAGATGGACGCGGACGGCTCGCACCTGCCGGAGCAGCTCGGCCGCATCCTGGCCGCGGCCCAGGATGCTGATCTGGTCATTGGCTCGCGCTGGGTGCCCGGGGGAGCGACCCACAACTGGCCGCACCGGCGCAACATTCTCAGCCGCGGAGCCAATCTCTACACCCGCGCCGCCCTCGGCATCCCGGTGCGTGATGCCACCGCCGGTTATCGGCTCTATCGGACCAGTGCCCTGCAGACGATGGACCTCGAGGGGGTGGCCTCGGCGGGCTATTGCTTCCAGGTGGACCTCACTCTGCGGGCTGTCGACCGTGGGCTGCGGGTCGTGGAGGTGCCGATCGACTTTGTGGAGCGCACCGAGGGCACGTCCAAGATGGACGGCAGCATCGTGCGTGAGGCCCTGAGCAGCGTCACCCTCTGGGGGCTGCAGCGTCGCGGTGGGCAGGTGGTCACGGCCACTCAGGGACTCGGCCGTCGGGTGAGAACAGGTGCGACATGGCACGAGCTGACGGACTGA